In Lujinxingia sediminis, a single genomic region encodes these proteins:
- a CDS encoding serine/threonine-protein kinase produces MRVEEAPQVGDTLAQRYRLLAEIGSGGFGIIFRAHDLQQSRELAVKVLHAAGNQLDQQQLEQRFEREALMASSLRHPHSIRQYEYGRCPESNALYIAMELLSGETLAERIVRCGTFEPALVARVARGVLRALSAAHALDIVHRDLKPANIMLCDFEGERDFVKVLDFGIAKTMIGNHDLTSAGMTLGSPTYMPPELLLGKSPVPASDLYSLGLTLAETILGAPLVQGATPLERARVQIAPTPLPAPEVLARHPLWPWLSRALDKDVSQRYASSEMMLRALDQVMPPPREPATLRSPAVNVDATAEMAVNQPLEAGAAGEDAATMVMEALPVGMLEQHRKNADFGIDATQDMALKEEPDTHTDTRPLFERLESDADDATEMMENPLETLRQMKERGEGPFASGTPGTSDTSSNPTPAPSSSGPVARAQRPTYPTAPPQPASRGFGPSLNSQPAPDGQQLPAPGLSAPLRTSATSKPAWLTPLNLVVALLCVIALALIAILLLR; encoded by the coding sequence ATGCGGGTCGAAGAGGCACCACAGGTCGGCGATACCCTGGCGCAGCGTTATCGTCTGCTCGCAGAGATAGGAAGCGGGGGCTTTGGAATCATCTTCCGGGCCCACGATCTTCAGCAGTCGCGCGAACTCGCTGTGAAGGTTCTGCACGCCGCGGGCAATCAGCTCGACCAGCAGCAGCTTGAGCAGCGTTTTGAGCGCGAGGCGCTCATGGCCAGCTCCCTGCGCCACCCTCACTCCATTCGTCAATACGAATACGGGCGCTGCCCCGAGAGCAACGCACTCTACATTGCCATGGAGCTGCTCAGTGGCGAGACCCTCGCCGAGCGCATCGTGCGTTGCGGGACCTTTGAACCGGCGCTTGTGGCGCGCGTAGCCCGAGGCGTACTCCGCGCGCTGAGCGCTGCGCACGCTCTGGACATCGTGCACCGCGACTTAAAGCCGGCCAACATCATGCTCTGCGACTTCGAGGGGGAGCGTGACTTTGTCAAAGTCCTCGACTTCGGCATCGCCAAGACGATGATCGGAAACCACGATCTGACCTCGGCCGGCATGACCCTGGGTAGCCCCACCTACATGCCGCCGGAGCTCTTGCTGGGCAAGTCACCGGTTCCTGCCAGCGACCTCTATTCACTGGGGCTGACGCTGGCTGAGACTATCCTCGGCGCGCCTCTGGTCCAGGGAGCCACGCCGCTGGAGCGTGCTCGGGTGCAGATCGCCCCCACGCCTCTCCCGGCCCCGGAGGTGCTTGCACGGCATCCGCTCTGGCCCTGGCTCTCACGCGCGCTGGACAAAGACGTCAGCCAGCGCTACGCCAGCTCCGAGATGATGCTCCGCGCGCTCGACCAGGTGATGCCGCCTCCCCGCGAGCCCGCTACGCTTCGCAGCCCGGCCGTCAACGTCGACGCTACCGCCGAAATGGCCGTCAACCAGCCTCTGGAGGCAGGTGCTGCCGGTGAGGACGCCGCCACGATGGTCATGGAGGCGTTGCCCGTCGGGATGCTCGAGCAGCATCGCAAAAACGCTGACTTCGGCATCGACGCCACCCAGGACATGGCCCTGAAGGAGGAGCCCGATACCCACACCGACACGCGCCCGCTTTTCGAGCGCCTGGAAAGTGATGCCGATGACGCCACCGAGATGATGGAGAACCCCCTCGAAACACTGCGCCAGATGAAGGAACGCGGTGAGGGCCCCTTTGCCTCAGGTACGCCCGGCACCAGCGATACCTCCTCCAACCCCACGCCCGCCCCCTCATCGTCAGGCCCCGTAGCGCGGGCTCAACGCCCGACCTATCCCACCGCACCTCCTCAGCCGGCCAGCCGCGGGTTTGGCCCCTCCCTCAATTCCCAACCAGCTCCCGACGGCCAGCAGCTCCCTGCGCCCGGCTTGAGCGCCCCGCTGAGGACCTCCGCCACATCCAAGCCCGCCTGGCTGACGCCCTTGAACCTGGTCGTCGCCCTGCTCTGCGTGATTGCGCTGGCGCTCATCGCGATCTTGCTGCTGCGCTGA
- a CDS encoding PEGA domain-containing protein: MVAKIATALTVMALTTATMAGSALAQEPVTKQELADSDLNTLVQLAREAYEAGEYDVAIERLLLANRKEPDPRLLLNVARSYAQADDCAMSLVYYAAFIRHPAAQEELIASAQQALDAGTGECSAYNEELGGRIMFESEPMFARVYINEEFVGTTPTERAGMAPGTYQVRVELEGYSDFTREIEVSAQQDATVGALLEEPSVETEPVASTVIEEPGEADQANAPVNYVAYGLMGAGALALANGLVFDLVVIPGIDEERSQLSPGQTEEYNELTQRRQSRANIAIGSYVAGGLLVVGGGAWLLYDYMSQNSAKSTSDDDAIQRRLGLRVAPAIGAESAGFVLGGHF; encoded by the coding sequence GTGGTAGCTAAGATTGCAACAGCCCTGACGGTGATGGCGCTGACGACGGCGACGATGGCCGGATCAGCCCTGGCCCAGGAGCCGGTGACCAAGCAGGAGTTGGCCGACTCAGACTTGAACACGCTCGTTCAGCTGGCCCGCGAAGCCTACGAGGCCGGTGAGTACGACGTGGCGATCGAGCGCCTGCTGCTTGCCAACCGCAAAGAGCCCGATCCGCGCCTTCTTCTCAACGTGGCACGCAGCTACGCGCAGGCCGATGATTGCGCGATGAGCCTTGTGTATTACGCCGCGTTCATCCGCCACCCCGCCGCCCAGGAAGAGCTCATCGCCAGCGCTCAGCAGGCGCTTGATGCAGGGACCGGCGAGTGCTCCGCCTACAACGAGGAGCTCGGCGGTCGGATCATGTTTGAGTCCGAACCGATGTTCGCCCGGGTCTATATCAACGAAGAGTTCGTGGGCACCACCCCGACCGAGCGCGCCGGCATGGCCCCGGGTACCTATCAGGTGCGTGTGGAGCTGGAGGGGTACTCCGACTTCACCCGCGAGATCGAGGTGTCTGCCCAGCAGGACGCCACCGTCGGTGCGCTGCTCGAAGAGCCGTCGGTGGAAACAGAGCCGGTGGCCAGCACGGTGATCGAGGAACCGGGTGAGGCTGACCAGGCCAACGCGCCGGTCAACTATGTGGCCTATGGACTCATGGGTGCAGGGGCTCTGGCGCTGGCCAATGGCCTGGTCTTCGACCTGGTCGTGATCCCCGGTATTGACGAGGAACGCAGCCAGCTTAGTCCCGGCCAGACCGAAGAGTACAACGAGCTGACCCAGCGCCGGCAGAGCCGCGCTAACATCGCCATCGGGAGCTATGTCGCCGGCGGTTTGCTGGTCGTCGGCGGCGGTGCGTGGTTGCTCTACGACTACATGTCGCAGAACAGCGCGAAGAGCACCTCGGACGACGACGCGATTCAGCGTCGCCTGGGGCTGCGCGTGGCACCTGCCATCGGCGCGGAGAGTGCCGGATTTGTGCTCGGCGGGCACTTCTAA
- a CDS encoding serine/threonine protein kinase: protein MMNLPELGDVIDDTYEIRDILGKGGMGAVYLARQINMDRDVAMKILVASGPKFDEMVKRFRREVMAIRNLSHPNTVRIYDFRDDPEGLLYYTMEALRGETLKDLMRREGPISPKRVKHVVRQVLKSLSEAHSYGIVHRDLKPANIMLVDMHGETDFAKVLDFGIAKVFSESDDDEELTSAGIVVGTLRYMAPEQIAEKHVGPPTDLYGLGLIAVEMLSGQSVFAGTGQWNLIHQQISDDPVPIPEAILNTALGQVLKTCVEKSYEARFPTADAMLKALDQIPESALETAPLFERAPGGEGFVAKAGVTAAPVDEAATMITESPFAADGSMPAPTGKTAAVPRPRPSREHVNTGNFGGSAAASQPVSGSFGEPSAQSQPFAATAGADAMPNLGTFQNAAKPASKSKVLPIAAIVILLLAGGGAAWVLTQGGGQDGEEVGAQAAMQQAEGQGEANHAPVEEAAVPTTEEATAGEEASGGEEVAVQLIRVRSEGVRAMVFVGDELMGRTPISIEVGDRAVELRLEASGFETLTTVLEPGGPEEVDLALVEDTSSAQEEEVVAEREEASSGRESSGSERPSSSRSGASVRDSGARSQSARRPAREPAEEQAAPKASDGWVDLGAIAPREDDSRKKKTAPPADDGWVDIAAPPPEEEKKEEVDIPLF, encoded by the coding sequence ATGATGAACCTGCCCGAGCTTGGTGACGTCATCGACGACACCTATGAGATTCGCGACATCCTTGGAAAAGGAGGCATGGGAGCGGTCTATCTAGCCCGCCAGATTAATATGGATCGCGACGTTGCCATGAAGATCCTGGTGGCCAGCGGTCCGAAATTTGACGAGATGGTCAAGCGGTTCCGCCGTGAGGTCATGGCGATTCGTAACCTCTCCCACCCCAACACGGTGCGCATCTACGACTTCCGCGACGATCCGGAAGGGTTGCTCTACTACACGATGGAGGCGCTGCGCGGCGAGACGCTCAAAGACCTGATGCGCCGCGAGGGACCGATCTCCCCCAAACGGGTTAAGCACGTGGTGCGCCAGGTGCTCAAGAGCCTCTCGGAGGCGCATAGCTACGGGATCGTGCACCGCGACTTGAAGCCGGCCAACATCATGCTGGTCGACATGCACGGGGAGACCGACTTTGCCAAGGTCCTCGACTTCGGCATCGCCAAGGTGTTTTCGGAGTCGGACGATGACGAGGAATTGACCTCGGCGGGCATCGTGGTCGGAACGCTGCGCTATATGGCACCGGAGCAGATTGCCGAGAAGCACGTCGGGCCGCCCACCGACCTCTACGGGCTGGGGCTTATTGCCGTTGAGATGCTCTCCGGTCAGAGCGTGTTTGCCGGAACCGGGCAGTGGAATCTGATCCATCAGCAGATCAGCGACGATCCGGTGCCGATCCCCGAGGCGATCCTCAACACCGCGCTGGGTCAGGTGCTCAAGACCTGCGTGGAGAAGAGCTACGAGGCGCGCTTTCCGACGGCCGATGCGATGCTCAAGGCGCTCGATCAGATTCCGGAAAGCGCGCTGGAGACGGCACCGCTCTTTGAACGTGCGCCGGGCGGCGAGGGGTTTGTCGCAAAAGCCGGGGTGACGGCTGCGCCGGTGGATGAAGCTGCGACGATGATCACCGAGTCTCCCTTTGCTGCCGATGGTTCGATGCCGGCCCCGACTGGAAAGACGGCGGCCGTTCCGAGACCTCGTCCCTCCCGGGAGCACGTGAACACCGGCAACTTCGGAGGTTCGGCGGCGGCGAGTCAACCGGTTTCGGGAAGTTTCGGGGAGCCATCGGCGCAGTCGCAGCCCTTTGCGGCAACGGCTGGCGCCGATGCGATGCCGAATCTGGGTACGTTCCAGAACGCGGCGAAGCCCGCGTCCAAAAGCAAGGTTCTGCCGATCGCCGCGATCGTGATTCTCTTGCTCGCCGGCGGGGGCGCCGCCTGGGTGCTGACACAGGGCGGGGGCCAGGATGGTGAAGAGGTTGGAGCGCAGGCTGCGATGCAGCAGGCCGAGGGGCAGGGGGAGGCGAATCACGCGCCAGTCGAAGAAGCTGCCGTACCGACCACGGAAGAGGCCACCGCCGGGGAGGAGGCTTCCGGTGGCGAAGAGGTCGCTGTGCAACTGATTCGTGTGCGCAGTGAGGGCGTCCGCGCGATGGTGTTTGTCGGCGATGAGTTGATGGGCCGCACTCCGATCAGCATTGAGGTAGGGGATAGGGCTGTGGAACTCCGCCTGGAGGCCTCCGGCTTTGAGACCTTGACCACGGTGCTGGAGCCCGGTGGTCCAGAAGAGGTCGATCTGGCCCTTGTCGAAGATACGTCGTCGGCGCAGGAAGAGGAGGTCGTCGCTGAGCGCGAAGAGGCGTCTTCGGGGCGAGAATCCTCGGGTTCTGAGCGCCCCTCGAGCAGCCGCAGCGGGGCGTCGGTGCGCGACTCCGGTGCGCGCTCGCAGAGCGCTCGTCGCCCGGCTCGGGAGCCCGCGGAAGAGCAGGCCGCGCCTAAAGCCAGCGATGGCTGGGTTGACCTGGGGGCGATCGCACCTCGCGAGGACGACTCCAGGAAGAAAAAGACCGCGCCTCCGGCTGATGACGGCTGGGTGGATATCGCCGCGCCCCCTCCTGAGGAGGAGAAGAAAGAAGAGGTGGATATCCCGCTCTTCTGA
- a CDS encoding fused MFS/spermidine synthase, whose protein sequence is MRYLLYALTLLLSSSLLFFVQPMVAKMVTPVLGGSPAVWNTCMVFFQAMLLGGYVYAHASTRWLGTRRQSLVHLAVMIAGVLFLPIGFEPPTDAASLENPALWLLGALFLGVGWPFFVISTSAPLLQKWFSTTDHPDAADPYHLYAASNVGSFFGLVAYPFLIEPRIGVQAQTTLWMICYLVLIAAVAGCAVALWRSAEPAAAASEASPPAAVLPLSWGRRARWVLWAFIPSSMMLAVTSFVTTDIAPVPMLWIPPLAIYLLSFVLVFARVGWFRSLGVFTLFPLTLLGLGAMLFVQLGNPLEWVAGAHFLGLLIISLVFHGLLAADRPATRHLTEFFCWMSVGGALGGVFNALLAPLIFDRLLDYPALLVMAALAFPGALYGRRPVQITLLLGAALAGYLVGRDVMIYLGLERSREIATLGAVALSLGIPTVIAFTRARVLTPVLLSVPLLISTVYLGQPEGNELHAERSFFAANQVLTTPDGGYHKLYNGTTLHGVQAQDDEFRQVPLSYYYLTGPLGQLFEVLSKRPERHPFAVVGLGTGAIAAYTHRGQEADFFEIDQAIARIARDPRYFSYLEDCLGECRVILGDGRLQLAQMPEERYELIVLDAYSSTAIPVHLLTREAIEMYLDKLTPDGILAFHISNRHLDLQPPLTRIAGELGLVVRGRDQWVDADDPVYNLYVDGSDWLMMARNEEAFGALIDHPSWHEYKPEPNLRVWTDDYANIFDAYIMDF, encoded by the coding sequence ATGCGCTACCTCCTCTACGCCCTGACGTTGCTCCTGAGCTCCTCGCTCCTTTTCTTCGTGCAACCGATGGTCGCCAAGATGGTCACGCCGGTCCTCGGCGGCTCGCCGGCGGTATGGAACACCTGCATGGTCTTTTTTCAGGCCATGCTGCTGGGGGGCTACGTCTACGCGCACGCCTCAACGCGGTGGCTTGGCACCCGTCGGCAATCTCTGGTGCACCTGGCGGTGATGATTGCCGGCGTGCTCTTTTTGCCGATCGGTTTTGAGCCCCCCACCGATGCGGCCAGCCTGGAGAATCCGGCGCTCTGGTTGCTGGGAGCGCTGTTTTTAGGGGTGGGCTGGCCCTTTTTTGTGATCTCAACGAGCGCGCCGCTCTTGCAGAAGTGGTTCTCTACCACGGACCACCCGGACGCGGCTGACCCGTACCATCTCTATGCCGCGAGTAATGTGGGGAGCTTTTTCGGGCTTGTGGCCTATCCCTTTTTGATCGAGCCGCGCATCGGGGTGCAGGCGCAGACCACGCTGTGGATGATCTGCTACCTGGTGTTGATCGCGGCGGTGGCCGGGTGCGCCGTGGCCTTGTGGCGCAGTGCGGAGCCTGCCGCGGCGGCGAGCGAAGCGAGCCCGCCGGCAGCAGTGCTGCCATTGAGCTGGGGGCGACGCGCACGCTGGGTGCTCTGGGCCTTCATCCCCTCCAGCATGATGCTCGCTGTGACCAGCTTTGTAACCACCGACATCGCGCCGGTGCCCATGTTGTGGATTCCCCCGCTTGCGATTTACCTGCTCTCCTTTGTGCTGGTTTTCGCCCGTGTGGGGTGGTTTCGCTCGCTGGGCGTCTTCACGCTCTTTCCGCTGACCTTGCTCGGGCTCGGGGCGATGCTCTTTGTGCAGCTCGGCAATCCCCTGGAGTGGGTGGCTGGCGCGCACTTTCTGGGCCTGCTGATCATCTCGCTGGTCTTTCACGGCTTGCTTGCCGCTGACCGTCCGGCCACACGTCACCTCACCGAGTTCTTTTGCTGGATGTCGGTCGGCGGAGCGCTGGGCGGGGTCTTTAACGCGCTGCTCGCCCCGCTGATCTTCGATCGTTTGCTCGACTACCCGGCGCTTCTGGTGATGGCAGCGCTGGCCTTCCCCGGGGCGCTCTACGGCCGGCGGCCGGTGCAGATCACGCTGCTGCTCGGAGCGGCGCTCGCAGGCTATCTGGTGGGCCGCGACGTCATGATCTACCTGGGACTGGAGCGCTCCCGCGAAATCGCCACCCTGGGAGCGGTGGCGCTCTCGCTGGGCATCCCGACGGTGATTGCGTTCACCCGGGCGCGCGTCCTCACACCGGTGTTGCTCTCGGTACCGCTGCTTATCTCCACAGTGTATCTGGGCCAGCCCGAAGGCAACGAGCTCCACGCCGAGCGCAGCTTCTTTGCCGCCAATCAAGTGCTGACAACACCCGACGGCGGCTACCACAAGCTCTACAATGGCACGACCCTGCACGGGGTTCAGGCCCAGGATGACGAGTTTCGCCAGGTCCCTCTCTCCTACTATTACCTCACCGGTCCTCTGGGGCAGCTCTTTGAGGTCCTGAGCAAACGCCCCGAGCGCCACCCCTTCGCGGTCGTGGGTTTGGGTACCGGTGCCATCGCCGCCTACACCCACCGCGGCCAGGAGGCCGACTTCTTCGAGATCGATCAGGCCATCGCTCGCATCGCCCGCGACCCTCGGTACTTCAGCTACCTGGAGGACTGCCTGGGGGAGTGCCGCGTGATCTTAGGCGACGGTCGCCTGCAGCTCGCGCAGATGCCCGAGGAGCGCTACGAGCTTATCGTGCTCGACGCGTACAGTTCCACCGCCATTCCTGTGCACCTCCTGACCCGGGAGGCCATTGAGATGTATCTGGATAAGCTGACGCCCGATGGAATTTTGGCATTCCACATCTCCAACCGCCACCTGGACCTTCAACCCCCGCTGACCCGCATCGCCGGGGAGCTGGGGCTTGTGGTTCGCGGTCGCGACCAATGGGTCGACGCCGATGATCCGGTCTACAACCTCTACGTCGACGGCTCGGACTGGCTGATGATGGCCAGGAACGAAGAGGCCTTCGGCGCGCTCATCGACCACCCCTCCTGGCATGAGTACAAACCCGAACCCAATTTGCGCGTCTGGACCGACGACTACGCCAACATCTTCGACGCCTATATCATGGACTTCTAA
- a CDS encoding Fur family transcriptional regulator has translation MVPSNEYTEDAIQAMIREAGLRCTTSRTTVLARLARANAPLSHADLSEELVPRGFDQATIYRNLTDLTEVGLLNRLDLGDHIWRFEFRGDHHHDEGEHPHFMCVDCGEISCLAEVEITMNRQDKSPALVAEISEIFLKGRCAKCG, from the coding sequence ATGGTCCCTTCCAACGAGTACACCGAAGACGCAATTCAGGCGATGATTCGCGAGGCCGGGCTCCGCTGCACGACCTCGCGCACCACCGTGCTGGCGCGACTGGCCCGGGCCAACGCGCCGCTGAGTCATGCCGATCTCTCCGAGGAGCTGGTGCCCCGGGGGTTTGACCAGGCCACCATCTACCGAAACCTCACCGATCTGACCGAGGTAGGCCTGCTCAATCGCCTGGATCTGGGCGACCATATCTGGCGCTTCGAGTTCCGCGGCGATCATCACCACGATGAGGGAGAGCATCCTCATTTTATGTGTGTAGACTGTGGTGAGATCTCGTGTCTGGCGGAGGTCGAGATCACCATGAACCGACAGGACAAAAGCCCTGCGCTCGTCGCCGAGATCAGCGAGATCTTTTTGAAGGGGCGCTGCGCCAAATGCGGCTGA
- a CDS encoding SDR family oxidoreductase, with protein MTYLVTGANRGIGLEFTRELLERGESVVATARNPERAEELQVLQGEHADRLAIFSLDIADVASIEAFVKELGARAIDVLINNAGILERCGELGEMDFEVIERSFRVNTIGTLRLTEALLPALRRATGDAKIVNLSSKMGSIAENSSGGSYAYRASKAALNMVTRSLALDLADEGIIVFVVHPGWVQTRMGGPNALIDTETSVTSLLDVIDNANASTSGSFKEWNGNTIAW; from the coding sequence ATGACCTACCTGGTCACCGGCGCAAATCGAGGTATCGGACTGGAGTTTACCCGCGAGCTGCTCGAGCGCGGCGAATCCGTGGTGGCGACCGCCCGCAACCCCGAGCGCGCCGAGGAGCTACAGGTTCTGCAAGGAGAGCACGCCGATCGGCTCGCCATCTTCAGTCTCGATATCGCCGATGTGGCCAGCATTGAGGCCTTTGTAAAAGAACTCGGCGCACGCGCCATTGATGTTCTGATCAACAACGCTGGCATCCTGGAGCGTTGCGGTGAGCTCGGTGAGATGGACTTCGAGGTCATCGAGCGATCTTTTCGGGTAAACACCATCGGCACTCTGCGACTGACCGAGGCGTTGCTTCCGGCCCTGCGACGCGCCACCGGAGACGCCAAGATCGTCAACCTCAGCTCAAAAATGGGCTCGATTGCCGAGAACTCCAGCGGTGGCTCCTACGCCTATCGCGCCTCCAAAGCCGCGCTCAACATGGTCACACGCTCGCTGGCGCTGGATCTTGCAGATGAAGGTATCATCGTCTTTGTCGTGCACCCCGGCTGGGTGCAAACGCGCATGGGCGGCCCCAACGCGCTCATCGACACCGAAACCAGCGTTACGAGCCTGCTCGATGTCATCGACAACGCCAACGCCTCAACCTCCGGCAGCTTCAAGGAGTGGAATGGGAACACCATCGCCTGGTGA
- a CDS encoding membrane protein insertion efficiency factor YidD — MPPQLSTLLVPSTLVVALGVTGLACVSAPEFVPTAHRPRMEQLTPFAPQRLRPHPAALAGDRAPSSAADAPDAGHGQAHLASSPAQATAYLWWRAYSATYSRVDGSTCNFAPSCSRFGLEALSHSPLGVVWTFGRLQRDQRPDDFYASGADGKLIDPVQAYTIWGDDPTLDRTPYAESPHHGWYLFVQAQRSGLADALLERHRADDAAVEPHAGAR, encoded by the coding sequence ATGCCCCCCCAGCTCTCCACCCTCCTTGTGCCGAGCACGCTGGTTGTTGCCCTGGGGGTGACGGGCCTGGCCTGCGTGAGCGCGCCGGAGTTTGTGCCCACAGCCCACCGGCCGCGCATGGAGCAGCTGACGCCCTTCGCGCCTCAGCGGCTGCGCCCCCATCCGGCCGCGCTCGCCGGCGATCGAGCCCCGAGCTCTGCGGCTGACGCGCCCGATGCCGGACATGGCCAGGCGCACCTGGCGAGCAGCCCGGCGCAGGCCACCGCCTACCTGTGGTGGCGCGCCTACAGCGCGACCTATAGCCGGGTCGACGGCAGCACGTGCAATTTCGCGCCGAGCTGTTCGCGCTTTGGTCTTGAGGCCCTCTCCCACAGCCCGCTGGGCGTGGTCTGGACCTTCGGCCGTCTGCAGCGCGATCAACGGCCCGACGACTTCTACGCCAGCGGTGCCGACGGCAAACTCATCGATCCGGTTCAGGCGTACACCATCTGGGGCGACGACCCCACCCTTGATCGAACCCCCTACGCGGAGTCCCCTCATCATGGCTGGTACCTCTTTGTACAGGCGCAACGCTCGGGCCTGGCCGACGCTCTTCTCGAGCGTCATCGCGCTGACGATGCTGCTGTGGAGCCCCACGCCGGCGCGCGCTGA
- a CDS encoding universal stress protein has translation MQGKRVVIGTDLSENAQPAARYALKLGRLLGLEVHVLHVLDVSLKSWKSAFEEVSGAQLRDKLDARIRDWFEEATGEAPDGVMLEVGSPMRSTCEMCQKGDVAFLVIGMSGRGAWNKFIFGSTAMELAHTPPCPLIIVHPERDRVEAGMEIALGTDFSERSDRAMEVGVALVNKLKSPMHLVHAHALSATTVILDSELPEALQSTAIVDWAEEAMASFMKRHDALLEGVDCDAHLLSQSPVAGLRDFVESANIDLVVVGHYPADAGRLDRLASVMVKWVQNMNCTTLIVPAPGAIAAR, from the coding sequence ATGCAGGGCAAGCGAGTGGTCATCGGGACGGATCTTTCGGAGAACGCGCAGCCAGCGGCGCGTTACGCGCTTAAGTTAGGCCGCTTGCTCGGGCTTGAGGTGCATGTGCTCCATGTGCTTGATGTCTCACTCAAAAGCTGGAAGAGCGCGTTTGAAGAAGTCAGCGGGGCCCAACTTCGCGATAAACTCGACGCCCGCATCCGCGACTGGTTTGAGGAGGCCACCGGCGAAGCTCCCGACGGCGTGATGCTGGAGGTGGGCTCGCCGATGCGTTCGACCTGTGAGATGTGCCAGAAGGGCGATGTGGCCTTCCTGGTCATCGGGATGTCAGGGCGCGGGGCCTGGAACAAGTTTATCTTCGGCTCCACAGCGATGGAGCTTGCGCATACGCCGCCCTGTCCCCTCATCATCGTGCATCCGGAGCGCGACCGGGTTGAGGCCGGCATGGAGATCGCGCTGGGCACGGACTTCAGCGAGCGTTCCGACCGGGCGATGGAGGTGGGGGTGGCCCTGGTCAACAAGCTCAAGAGCCCGATGCACCTGGTGCACGCACACGCCCTCTCGGCCACCACGGTTATCCTGGACTCCGAGCTCCCCGAGGCGCTGCAGTCCACCGCGATTGTCGACTGGGCCGAAGAGGCGATGGCATCCTTTATGAAACGCCACGACGCGCTGCTTGAAGGGGTGGATTGCGACGCGCACCTCCTCTCCCAGAGCCCGGTTGCGGGGCTTCGTGACTTTGTGGAGTCGGCGAACATCGATCTTGTGGTTGTCGGGCATTATCCGGCGGATGCCGGCCGCCTCGATCGCCTGGCGAGCGTGATGGTCAAGTGGGTGCAGAACATGAACTGCACCACGCTGATTGTGCCAGCACCCGGTGCGATTGCGGCCCGTTAA
- a CDS encoding SDR family oxidoreductase: MKLDQMKIIVTGAAQGMGRTFALELVKAGADVMAVDIADEPLAVLSAEATDLPGRLATYAADVSDENAVKGAVAATVEAFGKVNGVVNNAGIFRDRLLVKKDRESGKVKTMSLNDWQAVIDVDLTGPFLFTREVAAWMVENDEKGGVIVNISSVSRHGNQGQSNYSAAKAGLIADTKLWGEELARYGIRVGAVAPGFIETPILEGMRDEMLQAMLSRVPLRRVGTPEEIFMAVRFIIECDYFTGRCIDVDGGVSI, translated from the coding sequence ATGAAGCTCGACCAGATGAAGATCATCGTCACCGGTGCAGCTCAAGGCATGGGCCGAACCTTTGCGCTCGAACTCGTCAAAGCCGGCGCCGACGTGATGGCGGTCGATATCGCCGACGAGCCCCTGGCCGTGCTCAGCGCCGAGGCCACCGATTTGCCCGGACGACTGGCGACCTATGCTGCGGACGTCAGCGATGAAAACGCCGTCAAAGGGGCCGTGGCCGCGACCGTGGAAGCCTTCGGCAAGGTCAACGGTGTGGTCAACAACGCCGGGATCTTCCGCGATCGCCTGCTCGTCAAAAAAGATCGCGAGAGCGGCAAGGTCAAAACAATGAGCCTCAACGACTGGCAGGCGGTGATCGATGTCGACCTGACCGGCCCCTTCCTCTTCACCCGCGAGGTGGCGGCGTGGATGGTGGAGAATGATGAGAAAGGCGGGGTGATCGTTAACATCAGCTCGGTCTCGCGCCACGGCAACCAGGGCCAGTCGAACTACTCGGCAGCCAAAGCCGGTCTGATTGCCGACACCAAGCTGTGGGGTGAGGAGCTTGCGCGCTACGGCATCCGGGTGGGCGCGGTGGCGCCGGGCTTTATCGAGACGCCGATCCTCGAGGGCATGCGTGACGAGATGCTTCAAGCAATGCTCAGTCGCGTGCCCCTTCGCCGGGTGGGCACGCCGGAAGAGATCTTTATGGCGGTGCGCTTCATCATTGAATGCGACTACTTCACCGGGCGCTGCATCGACGTCGATGGCGGGGTTTCCATCTAG